A section of the Hevea brasiliensis isolate MT/VB/25A 57/8 chromosome 17, ASM3005281v1, whole genome shotgun sequence genome encodes:
- the LOC110671620 gene encoding uncharacterized protein LOC110671620, whose protein sequence is MASAAFANSLFTTSSSSSSTALGSRPTSNALVTARVSFPNSRSHFFSIQLKEKKNSSYFTTHCSLNDASAAPKDPKEEETPIELKYPAYPTVMDINQIREILPHRFPFLLVDRVIEYTPGVSVVAIKNVTINDNFFPGHFPERPIMPGVLMVEAMAQVGGLVMLQPEVGGSRDNFFFAGIDKVRFRKPVIAGDTLVMRMTLVKLQKRFGIAKMEGKAYVGGDVVCEGEFLMAMGSE, encoded by the exons aTGGCAAGTGCTGCTTTTGCTAATTCATtgtttactacttcttcttcgtcTTCTTCTACTGCTCTTGGTTCTCGACCAACTAGTAATGCCTTGGTTACAGCTCGTGTTTCATTTCCCAATTCTAGATCTCATTTTTTTTCTATCCagttgaaggagaagaagaattCTAGCTATTTCACTACCCATTGTTCCCTTAATGATGCTTCTGCTGCTCCTAAAgatccaaaagaagaagaaactcCAATTGAACTAA aATACCCGGCTTATCCTACTGTGATGGACATCAATCAGATTCGTGAGATTTTACCCCACCG GTTTCCTTTTCTTCTTGTGGATAGAGTGATTGAGTACACTCCAGGAGTTTCAGTTGTTGCCATAAAGAATGTCACGATAAATGACAATTTCTTTCCTGGACATTTTCCTGAGAGGCCAATTATGCCGGGTGTTCTGATGGTTGAG GCAATGGCACAAGTtggtggcttggtcatgctgcaaccAGAAGTTGGAGGCTCTCGTGACAATTTCTTTTTTGCTGGGATCGACAAAGTAAGATTTAGAAAACCAGTAATTGCAGGTGACACTTTAGTTATGAGAATGACGCTTGTCAAGCTGCAGAAACGCTTTGGAATAGCAAAGATGGAAGGAAAAGCTTATGTTGGAGGTGATGTTGTTTGCGAGGGTGAGTTTTTGATGGCCATGGGTAGTGAATAA
- the LOC110671619 gene encoding chlorophyll a-b binding protein CP24 10A, chloroplastic, producing MAATSGALLNGLGSSFLCGGKRTQALLGFGGNKTGSGSRKFVVVAAAKPKKSWIPGVKAGGNFIDPEWLDGSLPGDYGFDPLGLGKDPAFLKWYREAELIHGRWAMTAVVGIFAGQAWSGIPWFEAGADPGAIAPFSFGSLLGTQLLLMGWVESKRWVDFFNPDSQSVEWATPWSRTAENFANATGEQGYPGGKFFDPLGLAGTIKNGVYIPDVEKLDRLKVAEIKHARLAMVAMLIFYFEAGQGKTPLGALGL from the exons ATGGCCGCTACTTCTGGTGCTCTGCTTAATGGGTTGGGATCTTCCTTCTTGTGTGGAGGGAAGAGAACTCAAGCCTTGCTGGGTTTTGGAGGAAATAAAACGGGAAGTGGTTCAAGGAAGTTTGTGGTTGTGGCTGCTGCTAAACCAAAGAAATCTTGGATCCCTGGTGTTAAAGCTGGTGGCAACTTCATTGACCCTGAGTGGCTCGATGGCTC GCTTCCAGGTGACTATGGATTCGACCCACTAGGCTTAGGCAAGGATCCAGCATTCCTCAAATGGTACAGAGAAGCAGAGCTTATCCATGGGCGGTGGGCTATGACTGCCGTGGTGGGAATCTTTGCAGGACAAGCCTGGAGTGGCATCCCCTGGTTTGAGGCTGGTGCTGATCCTGGTGCCATTGCACCCTTCTCGTTTGGCTCTCTCCTAGGAACTCAGCTTCTGCTCATGGGATGGGTGGAGAGCAAGAGATGGGTGGATTTCTTCAACCCCGATTCACAGTCGGTGGAATGGGCAACTCCATGGTCAAGGACTGCAGAGAACTTTGCTAATGCCACTGGAGAACAGGGATACCCGGGAGGGAAATTCTTTGATCCATTAGGGCTTGCAGGGACAATAAAGAATGGAGTTTACATTCCTGATGTGGAAAAGCTTGATAGACTCAAAGTTGCAGAGATTAAGCATGCTAGGCTTGCCATGGTTGCCATGTTAATTTTCTACTTTGAGGCTGGTCAGGGAAAGACCCCTCTTGGAGCTCTTGGGTTGTAA